One Loxodonta africana isolate mLoxAfr1 chromosome 6, mLoxAfr1.hap2, whole genome shotgun sequence DNA window includes the following coding sequences:
- the TMEM185B gene encoding transmembrane protein 185B, with amino-acid sequence MNPRGLFQDFNPSKFLIYTCLLLFSVLLPLRLDGVIQWSYWAVFAPIWLWKLMVIAGASVGAGVWARNPRYRTEGEACVEFKAMLISVGIHLLLLMFEVLVCDRVERGTHFWLLVFMPLFFVSPVSVAACVWGFRHDRSLELEILCSVNILQFIFIALRLDRIIHWPWLVVFVPLWVLMSFLCLVVLYYIVWSLLFLRSLDVVAEQRRTHVTMAVSWITIVVPLLTFEVLLAHRVDGHNTFSYISIFVPLWLSLITLMATTFRRKGGNHWWFGIRRDFCQFLLEIFPFLREYGNISYDLHHEDSEDIEETSVPEAPKIAPMFGKKARVVITQSPGKYVPPPPKLNIDMPD; translated from the coding sequence ATGAACCCCCGGGGCCTCTTCCAGGACTTCAACCCCAGTAAGTTCCTCATCTACACCTGCCTGCTGCTCTTCTCCGTGCTGCTGCCCCTCCGCCTGGACGGCGTCATCCAGTGGAGCTACTGGGCCGTCTTCGCGCCCATATGGCTGTGGAAGCTCATGGTCATCGCGGGCGCCTCTGTGGGCGCAGGTGTTTGGGCGCGCAACCCTCGCTACCGCACCGAGGGGGAGGCTTGTGTGGAGTTCAAAGCCATGTTGATCTCCGTGGGCATCCACCTGCTGCTGCTCATGTTCGAGGTCCTGGTGTGCgacagggtggagagggggacCCACTTCTGGCTGCTGGTCTTCATGCCGCTCTTCTTTGTGTCCCCCGTGTCCGTGGCCGCCTGCGTCTGGGGTTTCCGACATGATCGGTCGCTGGAGCTGGAGATCCTGTGCTCTGTCAACATCCTGCAGTTCATCTTCATCGCTCTGAGGCTGGACAGGATTATCCACTGGCCGTGGCTGGTGGTGTTCGTGCCGCTGTGGGTCCTCATGTCCTTCCTCTGCCTGGTCGTGCTCTATTACATCGTCTGGTCGCTGCTCTTCCTGCGGTCCCTGGATGTGGTTGCGGAGCAGCGTAGAACACACGTGACCATGGCTGTGAGCTGGATAACGATCGTCGTGCCCCTTCTCACCTTCGAGGTCCTGCTGGCTCACAGAGTGGACGGTCACAATACATTCTCTTATATATCCATATTTGTCCCCCTTTGGCTGTCACTAATAACCTTAATGGCCACGACATTTAGGCGAAAGGGGGGCAATCATTGGTGGTTTGGTATTCGCAGAgatttctgtcagtttctgcttgaaattttcccatttttaagAGAATACGGGAACATTTCATATGACCTCCATCATGAAGATAGTGAAGATATTGAAGAAACATCGGTTCCAGAAGCCCCTAAAATTGCCCCGATGTTTGGAAAGAAGGCCAGGGTAGTTATAACCCAGAGCCCTGGGAAAT